A genomic window from Pecten maximus chromosome 2, xPecMax1.1, whole genome shotgun sequence includes:
- the LOC117345310 gene encoding von Willebrand factor D and EGF domain-containing protein-like, with the protein MKGHLDTELRCEVRSFYDSNYRGPKSDTLRSNGFWVGIRKHNNSITVDEKGDEQEITIESTVPVPCNSLFMNTCSFEVEMKSSVDPNDVSTTACIYQLKCDKTTHKYSTTIKVVATRDFVKDGDQQHVLAFRPLNQFSLMNTMWQGYNFPPIQIRSKDRSHAICPAFSDPHITQLDSNKTVGVYTVGNFLYYKSKIRPFQVEITTWACGKHWKPCICAVVAREGNDVIQINICSKTSTQLAAPEVTYPSGPLTGGTTVDPDPSGKTLNINFPSGASLKVSAHMHVTGSDKTSYLNTYLKLPTDDLDNSEGLCGTFDGNPANDMLGSDGLQHPDQAEFSKSWIIPPGYSLFENPPLHSTAFDHKNVHYCQCDSKTSQGICTKSKAKNPLAQNTGKKPRRHVETFRWGQPRGHDDYPKEPQMIWNFKPEIIKRKERAVVTRSGMTEAMARKTCTADIGGSSLSTRCHSVLPSVMVQKYIDACVEDMMFSDSDMFNTGYMNVFDYQCQDTVLRDVSNYAIGPDRRRIPPADVTNHLCPNQCSRRGTCHEGSCTCHTGYIGHDCSVPAGATPVISHFRGDGLCDTRDRKCMKVQVIAENLIAGPNLKCRYKKAEIGGNSISPYGPHVEVPVSFTSFLEVECSLPENLVLMNENYKDAFLVSVTTDGTLYSAEHPFIIYDGTCMACNTSGHCNLKDNTCMIDSLCRRSGEQSLDGGYCNPHSDHYSWSRSSSVTEINHYTAAGSGCQCGYDEMSFDCACCTNNGCQCGHVNPHICTNCTHVNLCSSYPKLIVEN; encoded by the exons ATGAAAGGCCACTTAGACACTGAG TTGAGGTGTGAGGTACGCTCCTTTTATGACAGTAACTACCGGGGACCTAAGAGCGACACACTGAGAAGTAACGGTTTCTGGGTCGGGATACGG AAACACAACAATTCCATCACGGTAGATGAGAAAGGAGATGAACAAGAAATCACCATTGAATCCACTGTTCCTGTCCCATGCAACAGTCTATTTATGAACACTTGTTCTTTCGAAGTTGAAATGAAATCCAGCGTAGACCCCAATG ACGTGTCAACAACTGCTTGTATCTATCAACTGAAATGTGATAAAACTACCCATAAGTACTCTACTACTATCAAAGTGGTCGCTACTAGGGATTTCGTCAAAGACGGAGACCAACAACACGTGCTTGCATTCAGACCACTAAATCAATTCAGTCTGATGAATACAATGTGGCAGGGCTACAATTTTCCTCCAATTCag aTACGATCCAAGGATAGATCTCACGCTATTTGTCCGGCGTTCAGTGATCCTCATATTACCCAGCTAGACAGTAACAA AACTGTCGGCGTGTACACGGTTGGGAACTTTCTCTACTACAAAAGCAAAATCAGGCCGTTCCAG GTCGAAATAACAACTTGGGCCTGTGGAAAACACTGGAAACCCTGTATCTGTGCAGTAGTTGCTCGTGAGggaaatgacgtcatacaaattaatatatgtTCTAAAACTAGTACCCAACTGGCGGCCCCCGAAGTCACATACCCATCGGGGCCATTGACTGGCGGGACGACGGTCGACCCGGACCCTTCTGGCAAAACcttaaat ATCAATTTTCCGTCTGGTGCCAGCCTAAAGGTTTCGGCACATATGCATGTAACTGGTTCAGACAAGACTAGCTACCTGAATACGTATCTCAAATTGCCGACAGACGACTTGGACAACTCCGAGGGACTGTGTGGAACATTTGACGGCAACCCAGCAAATGACATGTTAGGAAGTGATGGACTTCAACATCCCGACCAAGCTGAATTTTCAAAATCCTGGAT tataCCACCCGGATACAGTTTATTTGAAAACCCTCCTCTACACTCTACCGCCTTCGATCACAAAAACGTCCATTACTGCCAGTGTGACAGCAAAACATCTCAGGGAATTTGTACAAAATCTAAAGCGAAAAATCCTCTAGCACAG AATACCGGAAAAAAGCCACGTCGCCATGTGGAAACATTTCGATGGGGACAACCACGCGGACACGACGATTATCCAAAAGAACCTCAGATGATATGGAATTTCAAACCAG AAATCATCAAGAGGAAGGAAAGAGCCGTGGTCACTCGGAGTGGAATGACAGAAGCTATGGCTAGGAAGACGTGTACGGCCGATATCGGTGGATCTTCTTTGTCCACTAGATGTCACTCCGTTTTGCCATCGGTGATGGTACAGAAGTACATTGACGCATGCGTAGAAGATATGATG TTTTCAGACAGTGACATGTTTAACACCGGCTATATGAATGTTTTCGATTACCAATGTCAAGACACCGTCCTTCGTGACGTCAGTAATTATGCCATAGGGCCGGATAGAAGGAGAATCCCACCAGCTGACGTCACAAATCACTTGTGTCCAAACCAATGCAGCAGACGTGGAACTTGTCACGAGGGATCTTGCACGTGCCATACGGGATATATTGGTCATGATTGTTCAGTCCCAGCAGGTGCTACTCCGGTCATCAGCCATTTCCGTGG AGATGGCCTTTGTGACACCAGAGACAGAAAGTGTATGAAGGTTCAGGTGATTGCAGAAAATCTAATAGCAGGACCAAACCTCAAGTGTCGATACAAAAAAGCTGAG ATTGGTGGAAACTCTATCAGTCCATACGGACCACACGTTGAAGTCCCAGTATCCTTCACTAGTTTTCTAGAGGTCGAGTGTAGCCTGCCGGAAAATCTAGTGCTAATGAACG AAAACTATAAGGACGCTTTCTTGGTGTCAGTGACAACTGATGGCACATTGTACAGCGCTGAACATCCCTTCATTATATATGACGGCACTTGTATGGCCTGTAATACATCTGGACACTGCAATCTAAAG GACAATACCTGTATGATTGACAGTTTGTGTCGACGTAGTGGGGAACAAAGTTTAGACGGCGGTTACTGTAATCCACATTCTGATCACTACTCCTGGAGCAGGAGTTCATCGGTCACAG AGATAAACCACTACACAGCGGCAGGGTCCGGGTGTCAGTGTGGCTATGACGAGATGAGCTTTGACTGTGCCTGCTGTACCAATAACGGCTGTCAGTGTGGACATGTCAATCCTCACATATGTACTAACTGTACTCATGTTAACCTGTGTTCATCCTACCCAAAACTCATTGTCGAAAATTAA